TGGACCCTTGTATCAGTGCACGGTGGATAGCCTCAATTATGTCGGTTTGCTCTGATTTGTGAACCCTCCAATCCGTGTGCACTCTCCTGATTAGCCGGAAGTGTGTTCTTCACATGCCGGCTCATTTTCTCCTTCATTTAGTTGCTAATACCTGCATTCAAATTATTCTCCAAAGACAAGTGGAACTATATTATTTGGGACAATTATGCGTGTAAGAAACGTCAGTTCTGTTTATTTGTCGAGATAATTGGCAGCTGAATTTGGTACTTAACGACGTAAACAATAACCTATCATGAGGTAAAGACATCCATTCTAAATTACCTCCCTTCAATTAAgtaagaaaatttaaaatagaggtcgtagtattttttttagcaaattacCACTAAATTGAAATGTGATGTAAAAAATACACATTTCTAGATTGATACACGCTAAATGTCAGGAATTTACGACGTACTTAGCAAGTTTtaccaaaaagaaataaatagaGATGGTATTTTAATTCATCTCTTGAATTGACTTGGTTGTTTCCCTGTTAAGATTCCTTGATGCAAAACATGTGCTTGGTATGATCAATATGATGTACAActaataacttttttttcaaaatgttttcTATAAGAAATAAACACTAGATGGGGTACAGGTTATTACGTAAAATAACGATATcatttaaagattttttttgtctaatTTATTAGTgacttcatatatatatatatatatatatatatatatatatatatatatatatatatatatatatatatatatatatatatattgtaaaatAACGATATCATCTAAAGATGCTATGATCATCTTTAGATTAATTATTTATCTCCTAAAAATATCATTGATTGATAAAAGCACATATCAAATTGTATAGGTAAATAGCCCCTACATAATTTAGTTGATAGAAAGTCGTTAGATGTCTAACAGGATACAAGTAACAGGTATGCCAGCTTTAGTAAAAATTAAGATtggatattatatttgttttttgtgagaattttagtttttttatttagcGGAGGCCTCGATATGGAATTTTTCTGTTACACTTAAATATAGTCAATATGGATATTAATTATTGATTTCACTAAAAATTATAATAGTTCAAACAGACCATGAAAAACATAGGGAAAGCTGGCTACCTAATAAGTGGAGGCTTATTTGTGGTCTTTTCTTTGCCTATAAACATAATTTTAATTGTTATAGAGattgaaaaaacaaagaaaaggaaTGCCACACGCCGCAAACCGCATGGGGTCagggatggagggagggttGGGATGTTTTTTCTAAAAGAGTGTCAATAGTGGTTTAGACTGAGTACTATACTGTCATTTCCCAACTTCAACTCTCTAGTTTTCTGCGCGTACGCTTCTCGAACTGCTAGACAGtacattttttgaaaaaaaacattatataaaagttgctttgaATGTCAGATTTTATaagtagatgtaatactattgaaagtacatgtatgaatttttctaGATCTTTTAGTGATATTTGTTAATTGGTGTGCATGGTGTGTACATGTGAGGACTTGTATTTCCCGTAAAATAATAGATCAactgatttaaatgaaaattgatggtcAGATTACTCTATTTTACTAGAATGCTAGTGGGGACTCGAGAGAAGTTATAGGATGCTACATGGCGTGTTAGAAGCATTTATATGAAGTTTAAtagatttttagtatataatatattagtTGTAGCAAGTATCTTTTAACCAAGTTGTTTTAATTTATAAAATGCGTCCTCCACCCCAAGTATAAGGGCGCATCCACCATTAACGGAAAGACATAAGAAAGAGTTAGTATGACCTCTTTATTTGGATCATATCAATAGATAAAACACATGCAACTAATGAAATTAGAGATTTTTAGGGTGAAGGatttagaaaacaaattaattatatgcatatatgcacactgtatattataaaatataaaaaaaaatatggttgcgcgttatattttgagatggaggaaaTATCCAACAGATATTGATAGTTTCATATTTATGTTGTGTTAACGAAAGAAACCGTGCAATGGGTTGGCGGctggttaaaaaaaatcatagtacTGGCTCTTCATTTCAagcacattattattgctaaaTATATAGTAGTAACTGGTGCAGTCCAATCTAAACCAAACCCGCAATCACAGCCATAaacagagaaaaaagaaagtgtCGACATATATAGTGGAAGAGAAAATGAAGTTTGATCACTTTTTTTTGACAGAAAATAAAGTTTGATCACTGGCTGAGTTAAATAAGAACAATGATCGCTGTGGTGGGTATTATAGTTTGTGAAAGAAGCGTGTCTTTTTAGCCCAAGGACAACGtgaaaagttgttttttttttcatcatattcATCACACATTAGTTCGTGGAGTAGAAAAGTTGGCCTTTCATCATATTCATCACATTAGTTTGTCAAACATCTTTTGGATGCTGTCAGCTTTAGCCAGTGATCAGATTCCTTTTGGTTTAGACTGGTAATAGTGGGGTAGTATAAAGGAAAGCAGTCCGTTTGTCTGTTTCATTTGGCTCGCCGTCCCGCTCCCTTTCCTCGAAGATTCCGTCCATTTTCTTTGACATTGGGGGAGATGGGATAATTAACAATGTCGGACACAGAAATGTTAGGATGGGTACAACGCTAAAATAACATAGGACTGTCTATATAGGATTTACATGATTTTTTAGTCTTTCATGACACAGAAATGTTAGGATGGGTACAACGCTAAAATAATATGGGACTGTCTATATGGGATTTGCATGATTTTTTAGTCTTTCATTATACAGTGTTTCACTAAAtagatcaaaaatgtttcaccaagtagatcgaaaatatttcaATCTTTTAAAAAAGCTGGAACACAATTAAATCACTACATGAAACATTTTACTACAACATATGAAACAACGGTTCCGaatgtttcactaagtagatcgaaaatgtttcaatcttttAGAAAGCTGAAACACCGTAAATGTTTCACCAAGtaaatcgaaaatgtttcatctTTTTAAAAGCTGAAACACAATTAAATCACTCCgtgaaacattttgctacaacgtatgaaacaacggttCTGAATATATCGAAACATGAATGATTTAGCTATCAAAAATCATGCGACAGCTATTTAGCATTCCCCAATAATATTGTTCAATAAGACTGCACAGGCTTTTattattaatattataaatattggaattctattattattattattattattattattattattattattattattattattatactgAGTATATTgcatatttaactatttgccacctctatctcaatgacatatgggtccactTGTGTATATGACATATCAATctagtgacaaatagttaatttTCACAACTgaaagtggtaaatagttaaatatctttGGCGCAAAAACATTATCGTTTCATCGTACTTACGTCGAGAGAAGTTCCAGAGAATACGGGAAAAAAACACGTACAGGTGGGTCTGGCTTGCAACTGGGCCGCGCACAAAGCTGATCCAGCTGAATGTCGTACTCTCGGATAGCCAGGAGCCCAGGCAGCCACCTGGGCCTTCTGAGTTTTGACCATAGCTAGGCTTGCTCCTGAATTTTATATTGTTAAATTGCAGACAGTGTAAGTTTGAATTGTAATGCACTTTAACCATATATATGCACGCGCAAGGCACGTTCCTGCGTTAGGAGCCATGGTAATCATTTAAACGTAATCAAGTTTATTATGTTTTTCCACGATGCATATTACAATGAACTTATAAGTGTGAAGTTCAATATTGCCACATATCACTCCCTTTACACTAACTATATAAATGGAGAACAAAACAATGATACCAAATATACAATTTGTCATATCTTGATAAATGTTTGGCAACCTTTAGCAATAGAACTGTCCAAGTATTTAGCATTCAAACAACTCTACTATATAAAGTGTCTTAATTGGTgggtggggtgggggagggggggtctACAAAtctactcactccgtcccacAAAAAGCCAACCTATGTAAAGTGTCTTAGTTGCAACGAATTATTTCACCAAATGGGCCGAAGCCATGCCGTTCAAGAATATTACTTGCACGGAGGTGATTGACTTTATCTTGAAGCATATTGTTCATAGATTCGATATTCCTTAAACATTGGCTACGGATCAAAgagcttcttttatgtccaaGGAGATGAGaagttttgccgaatcttatgatattaacttgttgagttcttctccttgCTACGCTCAGGCTGATGgataagccgagtcgagtaataaaacattgttgaaattaGTCAAAAAGAATATTGAAGAACACTCAAAGAAGTGGCATGAGATGCTTTCCAAAGCATTATGGGCTCATAGAATATCTAAACATGATGATGCTAAAGTCACtacttttgagttggtttatggtcaagaagccgttttgccggttgaggtaaatcttggctctcttcgATATATCAAGCAAGACAACTTGTCggttgaagattacaagaccttgATGGGAGGCAATCTTGAAGACGTCATCGATAAGCGTTTGAAGACTttgaaagagatggagacactTCCAGGACAACGTTTTCAGAGAGCCATCAATGGGAAATACTTAAAGAAATACTTCCTGAGCATCTAGCAAGATGCTTAGAAAGTCCTACGGCCGATAATTGGATTATCGCGCTGagataacatgttctatgcttttaggttcacaatgttcaccaaaaaggcaggggagcatgtgtttacacccaaatttggtacctatggacgaaataggggaaaattgccaaagtttggaaagtaccgggtttccttcacatggtcggtcagaccgcaggtatgtgAGTGGTCAGACCACAGGTATGTAGCCGATCAGACCGTCAGAGTCTGAGCCCAAGTTTGTTTTCGTCGGGGTCTCAGGTTTCCTTGcttgggaaggcatgtttcgggttttcTTTGGTTATATCCCGAGTTTGACGTGGAGGAGGACCtatagagggcaagaccaatccctatttaagggacaaggctgGTTCAATTGTAATCCCCGAACACACAATATACTTGAATcgctttttcttttatctttacttttcagctatgttttctactttaccctaattttagtccatctttgccGATTTACGCCGTAAATCATCCGCCCCGCTAcaagagtgcgacacctctttttaggtttgtcctgaaaccTTTcattttgcccacgagacgggtagttatccccatatcgatctaaatcggcctagaggctgattttgatctctaaatcggctccgctagccggtttagccctttttctacaaaacccatATTAATTTGGCCTTTTGGCTaaatcgaggtggttggcgactccatatcaccgcaaggcgtttaggtgctgtgatcgtgcttgtcgacttgtcacaaaaagttgccaacacccCTTTTGCTTGCCTTGCTAGTTTGCTTATAAATCTAAGATTTTCGGAATATCTAAAAAATATTCAGAAATATCCGAAAATATTTGGAAATATCCAAAAAGTTCAGCTTTCGTATCTctcctattataaaaattgaagatgtttttgccggtacttttggtatgtcatccgtgtatgagtcagttttCATGTTCGTCCGCTTTTAGAAACATAAATCCGTATTtcagtcggtttttaagttcgttcgtttttagaaatataaaaggaatcgtataagaaatctttttaaaaaactcgcatgctaacttgagataatCGGACTCCTATTTGCAGCACATAATTTTCTagcaaaatatatatccaagcgaatttaacacagtgaatttcaccttaactaaaccatatatctatctctactattataaaaattgaaggtGTTTTTGCcgatattttggtacgtcatccgtgtttaagtcggtttttaagtctattcgcttttagaaatacatatccgtatttgagtctaattttaagttcgtttgcttttagaaatacaaaaggagtagtataagaaatctctctaaaaaaacttgcatgctaacttgagataaaagtcagactcctaactgcatctcatggttttctaaaataaaatatccaagcgaatttacACGGTGAATTTCACCCtagctaaaccatataacaattaCAAGATTAAAATAATCCTCaaccgttgcaacgcacgggcattttttctagtttccttaaaagttttaaatgcaTATTCACCCAACTCTAGCCGACATTAACATCAAGATCCATTCATTGATCCTCCTCCCTCTCACTTCCATATGTTCTACTTTGTGTGGAAGGAAATCAGGATAGCCTCTTTCAACTACCGGAAAGGGCTTGTGTATGCTCCTCGTCTCATGAGGATGATTAAGAAAGTCACCCAGTTGACTCACAAGTTGCATCTCAAGCCTGATGTTTCATCATGGGCTGGTCCTTCACCGGGGCGGGCATCTCCACAGGGGCTGGGACGTCTGAGgtcccttcctcttcctctgctCAACAAGCTGCTCCTGTTGCTTGCTTAGGAGCCTTCTCCTTTATTTCACATCTTGCGGAGCCTTTACTTAGGTTTCAAATTAGCCTATTCATCCCCGTAACCCTTTCAATTAGCAAGCACATAAATCCCAAACATGATCTGGAAACAAAATAATCTTTATTGATATGCTATCAGTAATTGAGCATTCCAGATTGCTAGCCAGAATGTACAACAATAATCCCCCTTTCAAGGGGAGAAGAGCAGATAAGCATCGCCTTCTTCTGGACTGTGTTGCCTTCTAACTTGGTATGCACACACGCAGTCCCTCTATTCGAAGGCTAATATAATCAAGAGCAGAAACCTACTGCAGCCTATCTTAAAGTATGCTTGTGGCTGAGCACCAACTACTAAAATGGGTCTGCCAATTTACAAGATCTACTGCCTACAATTGTATTCTCTGTGATTTGCCGGTTAACGAGAACAGAGCATGCACCAGGGAAAATCTCTGCAGTTACCAAAGCAGGACTTCAGTTGAAGGTGGACAGCAGATCCAACTCCTCCATCCAATGCAATTGTTGTATTGTATTTGTCATTGCTATTTCTCTAAGAGACTAATAGTCTGCAGAGCCATCAATTAAGTGCCCCATGTATCAGTCATACTAACGTCAGCGTCAGAACTGAGCCAGTAATCAGCAGCAATCTGCATAACGAATAACAATTAATATCAAACAACATCGAATGATTTGATTTCTGATGTGGTTTAGACGGAATTTTCTTACATCATCTGATGGTACAATTTTCACAATGCCAGGCACTGGATCGTCTCTTTTGGATGGCTCTGATGTATGCTCTCTTACACCATTGCTCTCCCCAATTTCCGATGCCTGAACATAATCCATCTGCTGCGGAGCTTGAGAACTTCCACTAGTGACCGCAGCATCCAAATTGTCTGCCATCTGCTGGTCTGCGTTGAATGTCTCCTGATGGTTACTGGTGAGAAAATAACAGTTTAGTAAATGATTAGCAGTTTAGCACAGAAGACCGACCGGTAGAATGAATTCTAGAAAGTCATGCTGGTGAGACTTTACCTTATTAGAAAGCAATCAACAGGACCCATTGCACTTCTAAATACAATCTGGTAGTGCTTCTCTTGATTATCCAGATCCTTATAAATGTCCATATCCTGGTAAAGGAAGAAAGATGTCAACAACCGCACCACACAGATTCATCATCTCTGTCCACATAGCTAAAAGTAGCTAAAGATCGCATACCAAATTAGGGTCTGGAACTTCAATATAGGTTCCTCGAGGAGCGTTTACTGCAATAAGAGTGGATCCCTGCTATCAACAACGAACTTGTTGGTACAACTTTACAATTGCaggaagaagaaataaacaagaGACCAGAAGAGTCCTGACCTGAAAGCGAGGAATCGCATTGATATCTTCCTTCGAAACATACAACaacctaaaaagaaaaacacaatgATTCAGTTgactatataaaatataaaaactgcCATAATTGCAAATGGGAATCTTACTTTCTTCTGTCCTCATCGACTCTAAGGGCATTCAGTTTCTCTTGTGCTTCCCTGCAGAATCAGCAATTATCTATCAAAAGAGAGGGACCGAGACAAGAGAAATCAGATATATGTATTACTTTCAGGAAGTACTTACATTATTTCATCATCCAACCTGGACTCTTCATCATAAAGAGACTCAATTTCTTCCTGCAGAATATCAAAATCCAACAGGAAATTTCAAATGCAGGACAAAAATCTTAACATTCAAATGGAATGGCATGCGAACTGTCAGAGGATAGATTTGTTGATTTGTTGCATTGCCAGCACTTGAAACTTCAAGAAAGCCTCTAAATAAAGAAGAAGATTCATCATGGACTTAGGACTGAATTATTACGTTTTATTTTTACAGGCATACCCCAGCATGCCAGATCCACTAAAACTTCGCTCTAGCCAACCACTGTGGAAACATTTTTCTACCATTAAAATACTGGTTATGGTCAATTTATCCTACAATCTGCACTCATACAGATATGGCATCAGAAATTACCAGGAAACATAAACCATAGTTTCCTTGGATGGTACATAAAATGGTACCGTAACAGTCATGGTGATCGAGTTCAATTCCAACAGCTGTTACCAATATTATTTTACTTAACGTCattgaaaaataaaagttagCCAAAGTATAATTGGTTCAAAAGCAgcaaaataatttttatcttgGTTCAATTTAGTTCAATTGGGATAATATGTATCACTGATTCTGTCTTCATGTAGTAAAATGATACAACCACCTTGTTACAAGGATGAGTACAGTAGTCTTTTAATACCTAGGCATATGCTCCAATAGTTGAGTGAAACGATACAGGAGAGGCCTGCCCTAATGCCCAGTTGTGATACATGAAGTAGCTTAATGTAATAAAAGAAGGGCACCATTTCTAGTACAAACACATAACCTACTGATAGTTCATGGTTCAATTTAAATTAGTCCACTTTCTGACTTGAAAAACAATAGAAGTAAAATGAGAACAATCTACCTCTATCTATAAAGATTAAAGAAAAAGAATGGAACTCATAATGATGTGTGTATAATTTACTTATGTGTAGCTTTAGGATAGTTAAAAGCATAAAATATGTACAGAATGAAGAGCATAAAGTACAACGGTACATACCTTCAATGCTGAGATTTGTCGTTCTCTCTCCTTAGGCTTTGACATATCAAAACCCCTTTGAATGTATTTATTTTGTCAGTAAAAACCTAAAATTAACTTGTGGAATGCATTAAGAAACATAAACAAATTACACTTACTTCCAACGAATCATATTCTTCAGTGTCTTTTCGATTAAATCTACACCTTCTAAAACATTTGTTATATCATATATCCTCCTCTTTTGCACCTACagaaatttattaaaatatggTACATCAGGGCACTTCACTCTTAGACAATTAAAAAGATTGAATGTCTGACAAGCGTGGAAAGCATTTTTTTCAATGATAATACTAAACCAGACCTCCAATGTCTCagccgctttatttaaatcaagGGTTCCATCTTCTGCTCCTTCAAGAAGGTTGATGAACTTCTTTGTAAGAAGACCTGGCAAAAGGGTAACAATTAATAAGAAACAtgaagcattttttttcattgggaAAAATGCATCATACTTTACCTAGCGAGCTGTCATAGCGACAGTTGTTTGGTGAAAATAAAGAAGGCCCAGCATCTCCTGAAAAGAAAATTAGAATGAACAACAGATGATAATCAAATGCTGGTATGAAACTTTTACAATGAAATTATCAGAGCAATGCACATTATGTAAAGTGGATAGAATATAAGCAGGACCGCACCTTCATTTGATCGAAGACTAccttttttaaaaccttttggtTTTCTAGGCCGTTTGATGCCTTTTACTGCCCCAGTTGTACATTCTTTATCAGGCCCTTGCACAGTCTCTCCTTTGGCGACTTCAGACTGTACAGTTTCTCTTTCATTTTTCTCCTCATTGTCCTAAAACATATGCACCATTCACAACACAACATTGTCAATTATCAAACATAATGTAACTGATCCAGCAACTATCTTGGAATGCTACGCTCCATTATGAAGATCAAGTATAACATCCATGAGCCTGAAAAATGGTCTCCTCAAAAGAGTGAAAGAGAATATGCAAATACTACAAGTATAAAACCCTCATTCCAACATAATACGAACCATAGTTGCAAGATTTCTCCAACCAAAAGGTAGGGATTGACTTGTACTATAAGCTCCTAGTACCAGGACAACCTCCTAACTCCTAAGGCCAGGTACCAAAGGTCGAAACCATCTACTCCAAACATTATATGCTATCAAACCAAATTCTAGCACATCATAAAAATCACTTGCTTATACATACTCCTACCAAACATGTTCCAAAGAGCTGATCTAAGTAGAAGAACCTGGTAAGCTTTACATAAAAGCAACTGCAGATGCAGATTAGTTTGTTGCCTGCAGTGGACAGTGCAGATTAGTTTGAACATGAGAAGCACCTGACAGAACTTAATCTAACACAGTCTTTTCCAAACCATATTTACACGTATCGATCTTACAGGTTACAGATGTCGACTGCAACATTACATTGTTGCCATTGGTCCTGAAACTGAGACTAAATAGAGTACCATTGCGCAAAGGAAGATTTGAAGCAGGCAGAGCTCAATCGATTCGGCCgtgcatgccaaaatttctactAAAGCCATCTTCGTGCCAACCTAAAGTTGTCCCAACCAAATTAACATCCCCGAACACATCTACCAATCCATAACATCCAAAATTGAATGATCGAATCATGCAACCAAACACTAGAATAAAGCTTAATACAAGCATCAATCGATTGAAACAGTAATGGCAAGGAGTAGACGGATTAACTCGGGGGGGACATTCCATTGACTCACCGCCGCGTTGGCCATCGGATTCCCCGTCGCGGGCGCAGCCACCTCTTCGGTAGCTGTAGCCATAGTCGTagccggaggcggcgccgccacggcgaCCGCAGGCTGCTGCGGAGGCGGGCGAGCAGGCGTGaccgcgggggcggcgggaggaggaggagcagtagTAGttgacggcgggggcggcctcgggggcctagaggaggccgcggcgcggAAGATGGGGatgggagaggcggcgcggaAGTAGTGGACGTGAGCTCCGGGGGGCGGAGGCGCGTGGtgcggggccggcggcggcgggagcacggagcggcggaggaagacctgcggcggcgcgggcgcgggcgcgggcggggtcGGCGCGGGGCGGGGCGGGATGGCGGCGGATCCGTCCATGGAAGGAGAGCGCGAGGTAGGGtttcgccgcgccgctcgcccgagTCCGAGtccgagacggcggcgaggaagcgAGAGAGCGCGCGCCGCTTGGAGACGAAGAAgaggagggaaaagagggggggaagagagaagaggaggggagggagggaaggggacgagagagggaaaacaactCAACaacttctccttctctctctatctctctcgttttcttttttttttctctctctctctctaactctCTTTCTTGCTCCTTCACCCTCTTTCTTCTTGCTTGTGTGGTTTATTCATTGGGATCCATGGGGTATTTATCGAGTTTACCTCGTGATAGTTTTGGTATGTATTTGTTTGAGGATTATCGTGTATATACGGGAATATGTTCACATCTGAATGTACCTGTTGTGATAGACGTTGCCGCTGGTCTTATCCGTGGTAGGGCTCATGAGTCAGCGGCCGATCGTGTCGATCTCGCTTAATATGGGGGTATGGGGGTCCACAGGTCAGTGTTGGTTTTGTAGAGTTGGGGTGCGTGATTATCTGTTTCTTAAGCAAACATAGTAAGCCAGCTACGCATCGCGTATTTGTTGCAAGTATTTACGTTTATTGCTCACAGAATTACCTACTTTATTTGGTTAGAGAGACAACGTAGGAAGTAGGAGCCAACGTCTAACTCTAGTTGGGTATTGCAacggtaaaaaaaattgcaatgaAAACGCACCACTTTTCTTGTTTTCGGACAGTTCTATTTGCCTAATATGTTGTAGATCAAATATCTCGCTATTACAGTGCCAACCATTAGCCAAAGTATGTTGCAAGGCATAGCTCATTGCCATGTTCGATATGTCAACTTGCAACTTTTGAGATGTGCAACGCAGTCTAGCCGAACAGCTACATCACTTCAACGGCTAGTTCTACGGAACAAGCCCCATGTAGATATCTACTATCGTTGTGGCGTCAATATATTAAAACAAGTCTAAATTCGAGTTAGAATCAATTACACAAGTCAACAGCTACGGACATGTGTAATTTTGGGAAAATTTAGACAATGTCACTTGAGGAAGTATGTGTAGGGCAATGATACATAATAAAATACAATCCCCTCATCATCTAAATATGATTACATGAAACACTATCTTACATTGTGTTTCACACATACTACTTGAAAAACGAATATAAAATGTTAAGAATATATCTAATATTGACGAAATTAAACCATGGCTTATCTTTTGATTAAATTCCCACAAATTTATTAACACATGTATTTAACAGAACGTATCATATATCCATTTGTATAGAGAAATGGCAATTAGAAAATGCCAACAGAACAAAAAGAAATTCTTAGCTCATGGTAAAAGTGAAGACAGAGTACTTTGATTAGCCAATGAAGCAAGAAGTAAGATTATATATAAAATCAGTGGGGTGAGTTGGTGTAATTATGAAAACCATGGATGGATGAAAGAAACAGAAAAAGCccacacgcacacgcacacgcacacgcacacgcTCTAGAGCGAGGCGGGGAGCGCGCGGAAACGGATCCTATGCACGTTTGCCGCATCGGTGCACGGTGGACGTCCGCTtctgacccgtgggccccacgctgTACGGCGGTCAGCGGTCCACGTAGGCAGGGTTCACGTAGGTAAGCAGCGCCTGCTCTCGACTCTAGTTGGGGGAAGCGGGAAGA
This window of the Oryza sativa Japonica Group chromosome 4, ASM3414082v1 genome carries:
- the LOC9266406 gene encoding transcription factor E2FC codes for the protein MDGSAAIPPRPAPTPPAPAPAPPQVFLRRSVLPPPPAPHHAPPPPGAHVHYFRAASPIPIFRAAASSRPPRPPPPSTTTAPPPPAAPAVTPARPPPQQPAVAVAAPPPATTMATATEEVAAPATGNPMANAADNEEKNERETVQSEVAKGETVQGPDKECTTGAVKGIKRPRKPKGFKKGSLRSNEGDAGPSLFSPNNCRYDSSLGLLTKKFINLLEGAEDGTLDLNKAAETLEVQKRRIYDITNVLEGVDLIEKTLKNMIRWKGFDMSKPKERERQISALKEEIESLYDEESRLDDEIMEAQEKLNALRVDEDRRKLLYVSKEDINAIPRFQGSTLIAVNAPRGTYIEVPDPNLDMDIYKDLDNQEKHYQIVFRSAMGPVDCFLISNHQETFNADQQMADNLDAAVTSGSSQAPQQMDYVQASEIGESNGVREHTSEPSKRDDPVPGIVKIVPSDDIAADYWLSSDADVSMTDTWGT